The following proteins are co-located in the uncultured Draconibacterium sp. genome:
- a CDS encoding RagB/SusD family nutrient uptake outer membrane protein — MKKLLILFTLFGFWSCTNLDEEVYDTIVNENFYQTEKQVLAAAGPAYNELRGYVQVGALWGINSLSTDEAVLPTRGIHWDNGGIYRRLALHSWTSEEGYFNDSWKFIYNTASNCNRMLYQFDLIEDKSDALISIMNEMKAVRAFAYFVGLDDFGNIPIVESFDVPEGFAPANSSRQEVFEFVKNDLEGSLNVLSKSTDMTTYGRMHYYAAQSLLAKLYLNAEVYTGQAMNDQCIAACDAIINSEEYSLSSDYFSNFAIKNEGSSENIFVIPFDDTYTKSWGYMNQFQYWTLHFTANKTYGMEAGGWNGFCAMPSFYRSYDETDLRRNIWVVGPQYSKTGEVVYCNQELAGKPLSYSIDLTSLEGSFEDEGARLAKYDYTGAKNWTVSCDFAVIRYADILLMKAEALMRKNGGVATADAVDLVNQVRSRAFEDTADKLYTTSTLTMEALLAERGWEFAGEGWRRNDQIRFGNFTKGRWTFQESDSPEFRNLYPIPQKQINANPNLVQNTGY, encoded by the coding sequence ATGAAAAAATTATTAATATTATTTACGCTATTCGGTTTCTGGTCGTGTACGAATCTTGACGAGGAAGTTTACGATACCATTGTTAACGAAAATTTTTATCAAACAGAGAAACAGGTTCTGGCAGCAGCCGGCCCTGCATACAACGAACTCAGAGGCTATGTTCAGGTTGGGGCGCTTTGGGGAATCAATAGTTTATCAACCGATGAAGCCGTTTTGCCAACACGTGGAATTCACTGGGACAATGGTGGAATTTACCGACGTTTAGCTTTGCACTCGTGGACCTCGGAAGAAGGTTACTTTAACGATTCGTGGAAATTTATCTACAATACCGCTTCCAATTGTAACCGTATGTTATACCAGTTCGATTTAATTGAAGACAAAAGCGATGCACTTATAAGCATAATGAACGAGATGAAAGCCGTTCGTGCCTTTGCCTATTTTGTTGGATTAGACGATTTTGGAAACATTCCTATTGTTGAAAGTTTTGATGTTCCTGAAGGTTTTGCTCCGGCAAACAGCAGCCGTCAAGAGGTATTTGAATTTGTAAAAAATGATTTGGAAGGCAGCTTGAACGTGTTAAGTAAAAGCACCGATATGACTACTTACGGAAGAATGCATTATTATGCGGCGCAGTCCTTGTTGGCAAAGCTCTATTTAAATGCCGAAGTATATACAGGACAGGCAATGAACGACCAATGTATAGCAGCCTGTGATGCCATTATCAACTCAGAAGAATATTCGTTATCATCTGATTATTTCTCAAATTTTGCCATTAAAAATGAAGGTTCATCCGAGAATATTTTTGTAATCCCGTTCGACGACACGTATACAAAGTCATGGGGATATATGAATCAGTTTCAATACTGGACGCTACATTTTACGGCCAATAAAACCTATGGAATGGAAGCAGGTGGCTGGAATGGTTTCTGTGCCATGCCGTCGTTTTACAGATCGTATGACGAAACCGATTTAAGAAGAAATATTTGGGTGGTTGGCCCTCAATATTCGAAAACAGGTGAAGTAGTTTACTGCAACCAGGAATTGGCAGGTAAGCCTCTGTCCTATTCAATTGATTTAACATCGTTGGAAGGTTCGTTTGAAGACGAAGGTGCCAGACTTGCCAAATACGATTATACAGGTGCAAAGAACTGGACAGTTTCGTGCGATTTTGCCGTAATCAGATATGCTGACATTCTTCTCATGAAAGCCGAAGCTTTGATGCGTAAAAATGGTGGTGTTGCGACTGCCGATGCGGTTGATTTGGTTAACCAGGTACGAAGTCGTGCCTTTGAAGATACCGCCGATAAACTATACACCACTTCAACATTAACAATGGAAGCTTTATTGGCGGAACGTGGTTGGGAATTTGCAGGTGAAGGTTGGAGACGTAACGATCAAATTCGTTTTGGCAATTTCACCAAAGGTAGATGGACTTTCCAGGAAAGTGATTCTCCGGAATTCAGAAACTTATATCCGATTCCACAAAAACAAATCAATGCCAATCCAAACCTTGTTCAGAATACAGGTTATTAG
- a CDS encoding uroporphyrinogen decarboxylase family protein, with protein sequence MKHKDRFFATIENAPVDRPASWLGLPVPAAEPALKKYFGVSSIDELKKVIDDDIYPIEVPYNYAPSNHIACAFDFAKVSHLDTPDERTLTAPGFFEDYENPADVDKFNWPDPAKYLDRVEAKRRAKAIDENYARMGIMWSAHFQDACSAFGMEHALMTMLMNPDMFQAVIDRITEFYLKANEIFYEATKGYLDVVLIGNDFGSQTGLMLDPDLIRQMVLPGTKQLIDQAKSYGLKVMHHSCGSIFPIVEDLVETGADIIHPIQALAADMSVENVHKHFAGKTAFCGGIDAQYLLVKGTPVEIEKRVNEVKKIFPTGLIISPSHEAVLPDIAPENIEALFKAVNTK encoded by the coding sequence ATGAAACACAAAGACCGATTTTTTGCAACGATAGAAAATGCTCCGGTTGACCGGCCTGCATCGTGGTTAGGATTACCGGTACCGGCAGCTGAACCCGCATTAAAAAAATACTTTGGAGTTAGTTCAATTGACGAGCTGAAAAAAGTGATCGACGATGACATTTATCCAATTGAGGTCCCTTATAATTATGCTCCTTCAAATCACATTGCCTGCGCATTCGATTTTGCAAAAGTCAGCCATTTGGATACGCCCGATGAACGAACATTAACGGCACCCGGATTTTTTGAAGATTACGAAAATCCGGCGGACGTGGATAAATTTAACTGGCCCGATCCGGCAAAATACCTCGACAGGGTAGAGGCAAAGCGAAGGGCAAAAGCGATAGATGAAAATTACGCACGTATGGGAATTATGTGGAGTGCTCATTTTCAGGATGCTTGCTCGGCTTTTGGTATGGAACATGCTCTTATGACTATGTTGATGAATCCGGACATGTTTCAGGCGGTGATCGATCGTATTACCGAATTTTACCTAAAAGCAAATGAGATTTTTTACGAAGCAACCAAAGGATATTTGGATGTTGTGCTGATTGGCAACGATTTTGGCAGCCAAACCGGTTTAATGCTCGACCCGGATTTAATACGGCAGATGGTTCTTCCGGGAACCAAACAACTTATCGATCAGGCTAAAAGTTACGGTTTAAAAGTGATGCATCATTCGTGCGGTTCAATTTTTCCAATTGTGGAGGATTTGGTTGAGACCGGCGCTGATATTATTCATCCGATACAAGCGCTGGCTGCCGATATGAGCGTGGAAAATGTGCACAAACACTTTGCCGGTAAAACTGCCTTTTGCGGCGGAATTGATGCACAGTATTTGCTTGTAAAAGGCACTCCCGTTGAAATCGAAAAACGGGTAAATGAAGTGAAAAAAATATTCCCTACAGGGCTGATTATTTCACCCAGTCACGAAGCGGTATTACCCGATATTGCTCCCGAAAATATTGAAGCATTGTTTAAAGCTGTTAACACAAAATAA
- a CDS encoding sodium:solute symporter produces the protein MENIYSFLKPIDFIIVVAYLIILIGIGYYVSFVKTRKKGENLFLAGHSLGWSSIGLTMWGTNVGPSMLIASASIGYTTGLVAGNFAWYAFVFIFLLAVVFAPRYLDAKVQTLPEFMGKRFGQSTRNILAWYTMATVLISWLALTLFAGGILVGQILNLPMWLSVIVLVVIAAFFTIAGGLEAIAYTNVFQMLLLIGVSLALTVVGVNKAGGVMAVYENTPSGFWNLLRPMDDPNYPWLAIVLGYPIMGVWFWCTDQSMVQSVLGAKSLKQGQLGANFTGWLKILDVALFIIPGIVCFILFPGLDNPDEAYMTMVTRLFPAGMTGLVMAVLIAALVSTIDSALNSLSTVFTMDIYVKKYKPEASQKQIVKIGRIVTVIGATLAIFMTLAIDSIKGLNLFDVFQAVLGFIAPPMSVVFLFGVLWKRTTTRAANFALSFGTIFSMGTGIIYLFVFPGWEKWPHFLLLSFIIFVILAILTWLIVVLDKNSKAESANTMKFVDLPKPDKKVWALWILLIIVMVGMYIIFNGH, from the coding sequence ATGGAAAATATTTACAGCTTTTTAAAGCCCATTGATTTTATAATTGTTGTAGCCTACCTGATTATATTAATTGGGATAGGGTATTATGTGAGTTTTGTTAAAACCAGGAAGAAAGGTGAGAATTTGTTTTTGGCCGGACATTCATTGGGATGGAGTAGTATTGGTTTAACCATGTGGGGAACCAATGTGGGGCCGTCGATGCTGATAGCTTCGGCAAGCATTGGATATACAACCGGACTTGTGGCAGGTAATTTTGCCTGGTATGCTTTTGTATTTATTTTCCTGTTGGCTGTCGTTTTTGCTCCACGTTACCTCGATGCCAAAGTACAAACGCTTCCCGAATTTATGGGAAAACGTTTCGGGCAATCTACACGAAATATACTGGCCTGGTATACAATGGCAACTGTACTTATTTCGTGGTTGGCATTAACGCTCTTTGCCGGAGGAATTTTGGTTGGACAGATTTTGAATTTACCAATGTGGCTTTCGGTTATCGTTCTGGTTGTTATTGCTGCTTTTTTTACGATTGCCGGTGGCTTGGAAGCCATTGCATATACCAACGTCTTTCAAATGTTGTTGTTGATTGGTGTTTCGCTGGCACTCACTGTTGTTGGTGTAAATAAAGCAGGAGGAGTGATGGCCGTTTATGAAAATACACCTTCCGGTTTTTGGAATTTATTACGCCCCATGGACGATCCGAATTATCCGTGGTTGGCGATTGTTTTAGGTTATCCAATAATGGGAGTGTGGTTTTGGTGTACCGATCAATCCATGGTACAATCGGTTTTGGGGGCAAAAAGTTTAAAACAAGGTCAGTTGGGCGCCAATTTTACCGGTTGGTTGAAAATTCTGGATGTAGCGCTTTTTATTATTCCCGGTATCGTTTGTTTTATTCTTTTTCCGGGTTTGGATAATCCCGATGAAGCATACATGACAATGGTAACCCGACTTTTTCCGGCAGGAATGACGGGGCTGGTTATGGCTGTATTAATTGCTGCACTGGTTAGTACAATCGATTCCGCATTGAATTCCCTGAGTACCGTTTTTACCATGGATATTTACGTGAAAAAATACAAACCTGAAGCCTCTCAAAAACAAATTGTAAAAATTGGCAGGATTGTGACAGTAATTGGTGCTACACTTGCCATATTTATGACATTGGCCATCGACAGTATTAAAGGATTAAATCTTTTTGATGTATTTCAAGCCGTGCTTGGTTTTATTGCACCGCCCATGTCGGTCGTGTTTTTATTCGGTGTTTTGTGGAAACGGACTACTACGAGAGCAGCAAACTTTGCGCTTTCTTTTGGTACTATTTTTAGTATGGGAACTGGCATTATTTATCTATTTGTGTTTCCGGGCTGGGAGAAATGGCCGCATTTCTTATTGTTATCATTTATCATTTTTGTGATTCTTGCGATTTTAACCTGGCTGATTGTGGTACTTGATAAAAACTCGAAAGCAGAAAGCGCGAATACAATGAAATTTGTTGATCTTCCAAAACCAGACAAAAAGGTTTGGGCGCTTTGGATTTTGCTTATTATAGTAATGGTTGGAATGTATATTATCTTTAACGGGCATTAA
- a CDS encoding Gfo/Idh/MocA family oxidoreductase, with protein MLKLGILGIGEGRSTMSAALASELWELKTICDLNIDLCKARAKEFQFENYTTDYSTMLKDPEIDAIGIYTPDFLHASHIKLALQHGKHVVCTKPLLNDLSEAKALLDLQEKTGKSVFVGQSSRFFEPMKRQRLDYEAGLIGELVTIESNYNADHRWFLGKGWSLEKSFKWLFGGLSHPVDFIRWYLPNIEEVMGYGMLSPNGKKGGLKNPDTMHFIFKADDGRIASVSGTYSSPVQPAVRDSQMTCILRGTDGCSQGDYPNLNYAITDNSGEEKLISFENKEKYYFRFEGRSHHAGEYQNYLEYFARCIETGETAYPDLKEGIGTIALLNAMERSLETGKPVKIKNILKEFKL; from the coding sequence ATGTTAAAGCTAGGGATTTTAGGAATAGGAGAAGGGCGGAGCACCATGTCGGCAGCTTTGGCCAGTGAGTTGTGGGAGCTAAAAACCATTTGCGACCTGAATATTGATTTGTGTAAGGCCAGGGCAAAAGAATTTCAGTTTGAAAATTACACCACCGATTATTCAACCATGTTGAAAGATCCGGAAATTGATGCCATTGGAATTTACACCCCGGATTTTTTGCATGCAAGCCATATAAAACTCGCGCTGCAACACGGAAAACATGTGGTGTGCACCAAACCTTTATTGAACGATTTGTCGGAAGCAAAAGCTTTGCTGGACTTGCAGGAAAAAACAGGGAAATCGGTTTTTGTTGGGCAAAGTTCGCGCTTTTTTGAACCCATGAAAAGACAACGTTTGGATTACGAAGCTGGTTTAATTGGCGAGTTGGTTACCATCGAATCGAATTACAACGCTGATCACCGCTGGTTTTTGGGAAAAGGCTGGTCGCTTGAAAAAAGCTTTAAATGGTTGTTTGGAGGTTTAAGTCACCCGGTAGATTTTATTCGCTGGTATTTGCCAAATATCGAAGAAGTTATGGGCTATGGCATGTTGAGTCCAAACGGGAAAAAAGGCGGTTTGAAAAACCCGGATACCATGCACTTCATTTTTAAAGCCGACGACGGACGAATTGCCAGTGTCAGTGGTACGTATTCATCGCCGGTGCAACCTGCAGTCAGAGACAGCCAAATGACTTGTATTCTTCGCGGAACCGACGGGTGCAGCCAGGGCGATTACCCCAACTTAAATTATGCCATTACCGATAATTCGGGAGAAGAAAAACTAATCTCATTTGAGAATAAAGAAAAATATTATTTCCGTTTCGAAGGAAGATCGCATCATGCAGGAGAGTACCAGAATTACCTCGAGTATTTTGCGCGTTGTATTGAAACCGGGGAAACCGCATACCCCGATTTAAAGGAAGGCATTGGGACAATTGCTTTATTGAATGCAATGGAAAGGTCGCTTGAAACAGGTAAGCCTGTCAAAATAAAAAATATACTGAAAGAATTTAAACTATAA
- a CDS encoding dienelactone hydrolase family protein produces MNLTIKSDIRKTIVGFSILFFALAFSNLALAQVEEEALYPEGITDNPIHFSSVESYVDSMVSSASLSGQNRVYSYVSEPTISIYPANEQQNKHIGLIIAPGGGLRNVWLDKEGTDIALYLSKMGISCMVLKYRVNHRLDNGKWQLDFGMYVSEAEKDAKQAVKLMRSFSDKYNFDEDKVGMIGFSAGGWLTERITVKKMGKYGAEKPQWMPDFAGFIYHGSSPKNAKNVDEIKHLPPLFMAIARDDEKLPVDEIIPYLTAIVLNVEKSELHVYNKGKHGFGLAYENGNSVADWKDSFFNWMMDLYPDNN; encoded by the coding sequence ATGAATTTAACGATCAAATCAGACATCCGAAAAACAATAGTGGGATTTTCAATTTTGTTTTTTGCTTTGGCCTTTTCAAATCTTGCACTGGCACAAGTTGAAGAAGAGGCACTTTATCCGGAAGGAATTACTGACAATCCGATACATTTTAGCAGTGTAGAGTCGTATGTCGATTCGATGGTTAGTTCAGCCTCTCTCTCGGGGCAAAACAGGGTGTATAGTTACGTTTCAGAACCGACCATTTCTATTTATCCTGCCAATGAGCAACAGAACAAACACATTGGTTTAATAATAGCTCCCGGCGGTGGTTTGCGTAATGTTTGGCTGGATAAAGAAGGAACTGATATTGCCCTTTATTTAAGTAAAATGGGGATTAGCTGTATGGTTTTAAAATACAGGGTAAATCACCGGCTCGACAACGGAAAGTGGCAACTGGATTTCGGAATGTATGTTTCGGAGGCGGAGAAAGACGCGAAACAAGCAGTTAAATTAATGCGTTCGTTTTCCGATAAATACAATTTCGACGAGGATAAAGTGGGAATGATAGGTTTTTCTGCAGGCGGCTGGTTGACCGAACGTATAACAGTAAAGAAAATGGGAAAATACGGAGCTGAGAAACCACAGTGGATGCCCGATTTTGCCGGATTTATTTACCATGGAAGTTCGCCTAAAAATGCAAAGAATGTGGATGAAATTAAACATTTGCCTCCACTCTTTATGGCAATTGCCCGCGACGATGAAAAACTTCCTGTTGATGAGATTATTCCGTACCTGACCGCAATTGTTTTAAATGTTGAAAAATCGGAATTACATGTTTACAACAAAGGCAAACACGGTTTTGGTTTGGCCTACGAAAACGGTAATTCGGTTGCAGACTGGAAGGATAGTTTTTTCAATTGGATGATGGATTTGTATCCGGACAACAATTGA
- a CDS encoding alpha-xylosidase, protein MKQTNYQLIDFLDFDPELNGSERLWKVGKPTDIFVDGTDVVLTLPFQKQQNAIDILPEPETDPHHYQLRIRAYGDKILRVATAFEGESMPDSIMLELDSALQISQLSVDKNETSWLVKDEKGTIRAEFNRAADPIDFWSDLLPEPQESLVATFYPDGEKKVQISAYDQFFPARHDAFAMAYVANENGIHRSTISFKAAANECFAGTGERFTKMDLSGRTVQLKNQDGQGVNNRRTYKNIPFYLSSKMYGVFMHTSAYGKISLADHSSRSVQILIEEPGIDLFLFGGDSVEEILYGYRQVTGFPTQLPLWSYGTWMSRMTYFSADEVNTICKRLREEDYPCDVIHLDTGWFRTDWLCEWKFNPERFPDPKKFIQDLRNDGYKVSLWQMPYVAAEAEQLDEAKANNYIAPLRESKKQGGSNFSALDYAGTIDFTSPKATDWYKGLLKELLDMGVVCIKTDFGEEIHMEADYQSLSPEKLNNLYALLYQKAAFEITKESTGDGIVWARAGWAGCQRYPLHWGGDAACTWDGMAGSLKGGLHLGLSGFGFWSHDVPGFHSLPNFMNSVVPDNLYVRWTQFGVFSSHLRYHGTSKREPYEYPAIAGIVRKWLKLRYALLPYILEQAKKTTLSGFPMLRAMLAHYPEDKICWHIDDQYFFGDDMLVAPVMNDENCRDIYLPEGNWVNLFTGEKKEGNQWLYDVKVPLEEMPVWVKEGAQISVYPYPVKSTDDLDFSKSETIVFDEYYEGLGKSILNELLT, encoded by the coding sequence ATGAAACAAACAAATTACCAACTGATTGACTTTCTTGATTTTGATCCCGAATTAAACGGTTCGGAACGCCTGTGGAAAGTTGGTAAACCCACCGATATTTTTGTAGATGGAACCGATGTGGTACTCACGCTGCCTTTTCAAAAACAGCAAAATGCAATCGATATACTACCTGAGCCAGAAACTGATCCGCACCATTATCAGCTGCGAATTCGTGCTTATGGCGATAAAATACTTCGTGTAGCTACTGCATTCGAAGGTGAATCAATGCCGGATTCTATTATGCTGGAATTGGATTCTGCACTTCAAATCAGTCAATTATCAGTCGATAAAAATGAAACAAGTTGGTTGGTAAAAGATGAAAAAGGAACCATTCGTGCTGAATTTAATCGCGCCGCCGATCCAATTGACTTTTGGAGCGATCTTTTACCTGAACCGCAGGAATCGTTGGTAGCTACATTTTATCCCGATGGCGAAAAGAAAGTTCAAATAAGTGCTTACGACCAGTTTTTTCCCGCGCGGCACGATGCATTTGCCATGGCTTATGTGGCAAACGAAAACGGAATCCACCGCAGTACCATTTCGTTCAAAGCTGCGGCCAACGAATGTTTTGCCGGAACCGGCGAACGTTTTACAAAAATGGATCTTTCGGGAAGAACAGTTCAGTTAAAAAATCAGGATGGCCAGGGCGTAAATAACCGCCGTACCTACAAAAATATTCCGTTTTACCTGTCGAGTAAAATGTATGGTGTGTTTATGCACACTTCGGCGTATGGTAAAATTTCACTGGCCGATCATTCGTCACGTTCGGTGCAAATACTAATTGAAGAACCAGGCATCGACCTGTTTCTTTTTGGTGGAGATTCTGTTGAAGAGATTTTATATGGTTATCGTCAGGTTACAGGATTTCCAACACAGCTCCCGTTGTGGAGTTACGGAACCTGGATGAGCCGAATGACTTACTTTTCGGCAGATGAAGTGAATACCATTTGCAAACGTCTCAGAGAAGAAGATTATCCATGCGATGTAATACATTTAGACACCGGTTGGTTTCGTACCGACTGGCTTTGCGAATGGAAATTTAATCCGGAACGTTTCCCCGATCCGAAAAAGTTTATTCAGGATTTAAGAAACGATGGTTACAAAGTTAGTTTGTGGCAAATGCCTTATGTGGCTGCCGAAGCAGAACAATTGGACGAAGCAAAAGCGAATAATTACATCGCACCATTGCGGGAATCGAAAAAGCAGGGTGGATCAAATTTTAGTGCTTTGGATTATGCCGGAACCATTGATTTTACAAGTCCGAAAGCTACGGATTGGTACAAAGGTTTGTTAAAAGAATTGCTCGATATGGGAGTGGTTTGTATAAAAACCGACTTTGGAGAAGAGATTCACATGGAAGCCGATTACCAATCTTTATCTCCCGAAAAACTAAACAATTTGTATGCTTTGCTCTATCAGAAAGCGGCTTTTGAAATAACCAAAGAGAGCACGGGCGATGGTATTGTATGGGCACGCGCCGGCTGGGCAGGTTGTCAGCGGTATCCCTTGCATTGGGGCGGCGATGCTGCCTGTACCTGGGATGGAATGGCCGGATCGTTAAAAGGCGGTTTGCATTTGGGACTTTCTGGTTTTGGTTTTTGGAGTCACGATGTCCCCGGATTTCATAGTCTGCCTAATTTTATGAATTCGGTAGTACCCGATAATTTGTATGTGCGCTGGACTCAGTTTGGTGTATTTTCATCGCACTTGCGCTACCACGGTACGTCAAAACGCGAACCCTACGAATACCCGGCCATTGCCGGAATTGTGCGGAAGTGGTTAAAGTTGCGTTATGCACTTTTACCTTACATTTTGGAGCAGGCTAAAAAAACAACGTTAAGTGGTTTTCCAATGTTGCGAGCCATGTTGGCACATTATCCTGAAGATAAAATTTGTTGGCACATCGACGATCAGTATTTCTTTGGCGACGACATGTTGGTGGCTCCTGTAATGAACGATGAAAATTGCAGAGACATTTATCTTCCTGAAGGGAATTGGGTAAATCTTTTCACCGGTGAGAAAAAGGAGGGAAATCAGTGGTTGTACGATGTAAAGGTGCCGCTCGAAGAAATGCCGGTGTGGGTAAAAGAGGGAGCTCAAATTTCGGTGTATCCGTATCCTGTAAAAAGTACCGACGATCTTGATTTCTCGAAATCAGAAACCATCGTTTTTGATGAGTATTATGAAGGACTTGGGAAAAGTATTTTAAATGAATTATTAACCTAA
- the galB gene encoding beta-galactosidase GalB, translating into MKNYIPFLLSLFLLVACSKKEPARNKADFNADWKFFLGDDSLAFQPTFNDADWRELKLPHDWSIEGEFSEEHSTQQDGGGLPAGIGWYRKSFKIDERKKDKAFYVDFDGVYRNSEVWINGHYLGKRPFGYIGFRYELTPYLNFGEEANVIAVKVDNSVQPNSRWYTGSGIYRNVWLVSTGKVHVDHWGTFVTTSDIEHNEARVKVQIQVKNSTPAPEKVKVKVFVMNDQDFIVEEEEREIEIGSEPYIDEYNFVVAFPQIWSFESPNMYSAKVEIYSRNKKIDVYETPFGVRDFSFDAKKGFFLNGENIKLKGVNQHHDLGALGAAFNTRAAERQLEILKEMGCNAIRMAHNPPAPELLDLCDQMGFFVMDEAFDVWAKKKMAHDYNDDWEDWHIRDLQDMVLRDRNHPSVMVWSIGNEIREQFDSTGLTITRELVDAVKVLDDSRPVTCALTENIPDKNFIYQSKALDVLSFNYKHKDYPTFPKRFPGEAIIASENMSAFASRGSYNFPSDSVLVWPEAYNVPIKNPNPDFTCSAYDHVHAYWGATHEETWKMVKSLDFISGMFIWSGFDFIGEPVPYPWPAKSSYYGVIDLCGFPKDVYSLYQSEWTDKTTLHIFPHWNWTEGQTVDVWAYYNNADEVELFVNGESQGVQTKTEDQLHAMWRVTYQPGNIKAVTRKNGETVLEKQINTAGAAAKIELSADRSTISADGKDLSFVTVKVLDKDGNMVPNADNLIQFEIEGSGFIAGVDNGYQASHEPFKADERKAFNGMCLAIVQAKNEGGTIKLKATSAGLESDEIEIVTKK; encoded by the coding sequence ATGAAAAATTACATACCATTCCTTTTAAGTTTGTTTTTGTTGGTAGCATGTTCTAAAAAAGAACCTGCAAGAAATAAAGCCGATTTTAACGCAGATTGGAAGTTTTTCCTCGGTGACGACTCACTGGCTTTTCAACCCACTTTTAACGATGCTGATTGGCGCGAGCTAAAATTACCCCATGACTGGAGCATTGAAGGTGAATTCAGCGAAGAACATTCAACGCAACAGGATGGAGGCGGATTACCTGCAGGAATTGGCTGGTACCGAAAATCATTCAAAATTGATGAGCGCAAAAAGGACAAGGCATTTTACGTTGATTTTGACGGCGTTTACCGAAACAGCGAGGTTTGGATAAATGGTCATTACCTTGGCAAACGCCCCTTTGGTTACATCGGATTCAGATATGAACTTACTCCTTATCTGAATTTTGGTGAAGAGGCAAATGTTATTGCCGTTAAAGTAGATAACAGTGTTCAGCCCAATTCGCGCTGGTACACCGGCTCCGGAATTTACCGGAATGTGTGGCTTGTAAGTACCGGCAAAGTGCATGTCGATCATTGGGGGACGTTTGTAACAACAAGCGATATTGAACACAACGAAGCACGTGTAAAAGTTCAGATTCAGGTAAAAAACAGCACTCCTGCACCCGAAAAAGTAAAGGTGAAGGTATTTGTTATGAATGACCAGGATTTTATTGTTGAAGAAGAGGAACGGGAAATTGAAATTGGGTCTGAACCTTATATTGATGAATACAATTTTGTAGTTGCATTCCCTCAAATCTGGTCTTTTGAATCGCCCAATATGTACTCTGCTAAAGTGGAGATTTACAGCAGGAATAAAAAAATAGATGTCTACGAAACTCCTTTTGGAGTTCGGGATTTTTCGTTTGATGCAAAAAAGGGATTTTTTCTGAACGGGGAAAACATAAAGTTAAAAGGTGTCAATCAACACCACGATTTAGGAGCACTTGGTGCTGCTTTTAATACGCGGGCTGCAGAGCGCCAGCTGGAAATTTTAAAAGAGATGGGCTGTAACGCCATACGTATGGCACACAATCCTCCGGCACCTGAATTACTTGATTTATGCGACCAAATGGGCTTTTTTGTAATGGATGAAGCCTTTGATGTGTGGGCAAAAAAGAAAATGGCTCACGATTACAACGACGATTGGGAAGACTGGCACATTCGCGATTTGCAGGACATGGTATTACGTGACCGAAATCACCCATCGGTGATGGTGTGGAGCATCGGTAACGAAATTCGGGAGCAATTCGATTCCACCGGTTTAACCATCACGCGGGAATTGGTCGATGCTGTTAAAGTTTTGGATGATTCACGTCCGGTAACCTGTGCTTTAACCGAAAATATTCCGGATAAAAACTTTATTTATCAGAGTAAAGCTCTGGATGTTTTGAGTTTTAACTACAAACACAAAGATTATCCAACTTTCCCGAAACGTTTCCCTGGAGAAGCCATTATTGCCAGCGAAAATATGTCGGCGTTTGCCTCGCGCGGAAGCTACAATTTCCCATCCGACAGTGTGTTGGTTTGGCCGGAAGCGTATAACGTTCCCATAAAAAATCCTAATCCCGATTTTACCTGTTCGGCCTACGATCACGTGCATGCGTATTGGGGAGCTACGCACGAAGAAACCTGGAAAATGGTAAAAAGTCTTGATTTTATTTCCGGAATGTTTATCTGGTCGGGTTTCGATTTTATTGGCGAACCGGTTCCGTATCCGTGGCCGGCAAAAAGTTCGTACTACGGCGTCATCGATTTGTGTGGATTTCCAAAAGATGTTTATTCCCTCTACCAAAGCGAGTGGACAGACAAAACCACGTTACATATTTTTCCGCATTGGAACTGGACAGAAGGGCAAACCGTTGATGTTTGGGCCTATTATAACAATGCCGATGAAGTGGAATTGTTTGTGAATGGTGAATCGCAGGGAGTTCAAACCAAAACAGAGGATCAGTTGCATGCCATGTGGCGCGTAACTTATCAGCCCGGGAATATAAAAGCCGTAACACGTAAAAATGGAGAAACGGTACTTGAGAAGCAAATTAATACTGCCGGTGCAGCTGCAAAAATTGAATTAAGTGCCGATCGTTCAACGATTAGTGCCGATGGAAAAGACCTTTCGTTTGTAACAGTAAAAGTACTGGATAAAGACGGCAACATGGTTCCAAATGCAGATAATCTTATTCAGTTTGAAATTGAAGGATCCGGTTTTATTGCCGGAGTTGATAATGGTTACCAGGCAAGCCACGAACCGTTTAAGGCGGATGAAAGAAAAGCATTTAACGGAATGTGTCTGGCCATTGTTCAGGCTAAAAATGAAGGCGGAACCATAAAACTAAAAGCGACTTCGGCAGGGCTTGAATCGGATGAAATTGAAATTGTAACAAAGAAGTAG